One window of the Tubulanus polymorphus chromosome 11, tnTubPoly1.2, whole genome shotgun sequence genome contains the following:
- the LOC141912494 gene encoding ruvB-like 2: MEMATPTTEKVQEIREVTRIERIGAHSHIRGLGLDDALEARKVSQGMVGQTSARRAAGVIMEMIKDGKIAGRAVMIAGQPGTGKTAIAMGMAQALGTDTPFTSIAGSEIFSLEMSKTEALTQSFRKSIGVRIKEETEIIEGEVVEIQIDRPATGTGAKIGKLTLKTTEMETIYDLGTKMIESLTKEKVQAGDIITIDKATGKITKLGRSFTRARDYDAMGPQTRFVQCPEGELQKRKEVVHTVSLHEIDVINSRTQGFLALFSGDTGEIKSEVREQINSKVAEWREEGKAEIVPGVLFIDEVHMLDIECFSFLNRALESDMAPILVMATNRGITRIRGTNYQSPHGVPIDLLDRLLIITTSPYDEKDIKQILKIRCEEEDVEMSDDALTVLTRIGLETSLRYSIQLITTASLVSRKRKAAEVEVEDIKRVYSLFLDESRSSQFLKEYQQEFMFNELGAGGDTGEEMETS, encoded by the exons ATGGAGATGGCAACG CCGACAACGGAGAAAGTGCAAGAGATTCGCGAAGTGACCCGCATTGAACGCATCG GCGCTCATTCTCATATTCGTGGATTGGGTTTGGATGATGCGTTGGAAGCTAGGAAGGTATCTCAGGGTATGGTCGGGCAGACCAGCGCCCGACGCGCTGCAGGAGTCATCATGGAAATGATTAAG GATGGTAAAATCGCCGGTAGAGCTGTAATGATTGCTGGACAGCCTGGAACTGGTAAAACTGCTATCGCTATGG gaaTGGCTCAGGCTCTAGGAACCGATACACCATTTACTAGTATTGCTGGTAGCGAAATATTCTCATTGGAAATGTCTAAAACAGAAGCATTGACTCAATCATTCAGAAAATCAATCGGTGTCAGAATCAA AGAAGAGACTGAGATAATAGAAGGAGAAGTTgtagaaattcaaattgatcGTCCAGCAACTGGAACG GGGGCGAAAATTGGTAAATTGACTCTAAAAACGACAGAAATGGAAACAATTTACGATTTAGGAACGAAAATGATCGAATCTCTGACGAAAGAAAAAGTTCAAGCCGG TGATATTATAACTATCGATAAAGCCACGGGAAAAATCACTAAATTAGGACGATCTTTCACAAGAGCTCGAGATTACGACGCTATGGGACCTCAG ACGAGGTTTGTTCAGTGTCCTGAAGGTGAATTACAGAAACGTAAAGAAGTCGTCCACACAGTCAGTTTACACGAGATCGATGTCATTAACAGCAGAACACAAGGATTCCTGGCTTTATTCTCAG GCGACACGGGAGAGATAAAAAGTGAAGTTCGTGAACAAATCAACTCAAAAGTAGCCGAGTGGCGCGAAGAGGGCAAAGCAGAAATAGTACCGGGG GTGTTGTTTATTGATGAGGTTCACATGTTAGACATCGAATGTTTCTCGTTTTTAAATCGAGCGTTAGAGAGTGACATGGCTCCGATTCTCGTCATGGCAACCAACAGAGGAATCACCAG AATCCGTGGTACGAACTATCAGAGTCCTCACGGAGTTCCGATTGATTTACTCGATCGTCTACTCATTATAACTACTTCACCTTACGACGAAAAAGACATCAAACAAATCTTAAAAATCAG ATGTGAAGAAGAAGATGTTGAAATGTCTGACGATGCTTTAACAGTTTTAACACGAATCGGTTTAGAAACTTCACTGAGATATTCAATACAACTCATCACTACAGCTAGTTTAGTTAGCAGAAAACGAAAG GCGGCTGAAGTTGAAGTTGAAGATATAAAGAGAGTTTATTCATTGTTCCTCGACGAATCGCGATCTTCACAATTCCTTAAAGAATATCAACAAGAATTCATGTTTAATGAACTAGGCGCCG GCGGCGATACTGGTGAGGAGATGGAAACTAGTTGA
- the LOC141912712 gene encoding uncharacterized protein LOC141912712 has translation MANSIEELIVNLYDIEAVKFGSFTLKSGIQSPVYFDLRVIVSYPQILKVVSEKLWSASRQSEYDVVCGVPYTALPIATVMSVDHDIPMLIRRKEAKDYGTKKMLEGRFKNGDKCLIVEDVVTSGSSVAETADLLRNNGLTVTDAVVLLDREQGGRQKLANQGIRLHSICPLSKVLEVLQRNGKLSKAIVDSVHEFIRENQFTAAPPIVETIPEKILSYETRMTMCTNPLTKRLLQIMAEKKTNLCIAADYPNVGLNLITEFADEVGPHICMLKLHTDFIPVRELDCKQYQTQMNQLQEIAVKHNFLIFDDRKYADIGNTVSIQYGAGTFNTVSYSHIVTVHPLPGAPVIDALKKVAKSHDKERGCLLIGQMSCEGCLIDDSYTQATVAMALEHKDFVIGLICREKLTSDPSILHCVPGVKLEEGKDSLGQQYQTPSVVIGQKGCDVIIVGRGITQAENPGLAAQQYKQAGYQAYLNQL, from the exons aTGGCTAACTCAATCGAGGAATTAATCGTGAATTTATACGATATCGAAGCCGTGAAATTCGGTAGTTTTACTCTGAAAAGCGGAATTCAATCTCCTGTTTATTTCGATTTAAGAGTCATCGTTTCATATCCTCAAATTCTC aaaGTTGTATCTGAGAAATTGTGGTCGGCTTCACGTCAAAGTGAATACGATGTAGTCTGCGGAGTGCCGTACACGGCGTTACCGATAGCGACGGTGATGTCTGTTGATCACGATATTCCGATGTTGATCCGTCGGAAAGAAGCGAAAGATTACGGAACGAAGAAAATGTTGGAAGGACGATTTAAAAACGGCGATAAATGTTTAATTGTTGAGGACGTTGTAACGAGCGGTTCGAGTGTAGCGGAAACGGCGGAC TTGCTAAGAAACAACGGTTTAACGGTGACTGATGCGGTCGTATTGTTGGATAGAGAACAGGGCGGACGACAGAAACTAGCCAATCAGGGCATCCGACTTCACAG tatTTGTCCGTTGTCCAAAGTATTAGAGGTTTTACAGCGGAACGGTAAACTTTCTAAAGCAATCGTCGACAGCGTTCATGAGTTTATCCGTGAAAATCAATTTACAGCAGCTCCACCTATTGTCGAGACCATTCCAGAAAAA ATTTTGTCGTACGAGACACGAATGACGATGTGTACGAATCCGCTGACCAAACGACTTCTTCAAATAATGGCtgagaaaaaaactaatttatgcATAGCTGCCGATTATCCTAATGTAGGATTAAATTTAATCACAGAG TTTGCAGATGAAGTTGGACCTCATATTTGTATGTTAAAGTTACATACAGATTTTATCCCAGTTCGAGAACTCGACTGTAAACAGTATCAAACACAGATGAATCAGTTACAAGAGATCGCTGTGAAACATAACTTTCTTATCTTCGATGATCg TAAGTATGCAGATATAGGTAATACAGTCAGTATCCAGTACGGAGCTGGTACATTCAATACAGTCTCATACTCACACATAGTAACAGTTCATCCTCTACCAGGAGCTCCAGTTATTGACGCTCTGAAAAAG GTCGCTAAGTCACATGATAAAGAACGAGGCTGTTTGCTGATTGGTCAGATGAGTTGTGAAGGATGTCTAATAGATGATAGCTACACTCAAG CGACTGTTGCCATGGCGCTGGAACATAAAGATTTTGTAATTGGTTTAATTTGCCGCGAGAAGTTGACATCCGACCCGTCGATTCTACACTGCGTTCCTG GAGTAAAACTCGAGGAAGGTAAAGACAGTCTCGGTCAGCAGTATCAAACACCGAGCGTCGTGATTGGTCAAAAAGGATGTGATGTCATAATCGTCGGACGAGGAATCACGCAGGCGGAGAACCCGGGATTAGCAGCTCAACAGTATAAACAAGCCGGTTATCAGGCTTATCTTAATCAGCTTTAA